One part of the Macaca mulatta isolate MMU2019108-1 chromosome 6, T2T-MMU8v2.0, whole genome shotgun sequence genome encodes these proteins:
- the KIAA1191 gene encoding putative monooxygenase p33MONOX, which translates to MASRQPEVPALEASGPLGNMSLPIGIYRRALSYDDTLEDPAPMTPPPSDMGSVPWKPVIPERKYQHLAKVEEGEANLPSSAMTLSSAIDSVDKVPVVKAKATHVIMNSLITKQTQESIQHFERQAGLRDAGYTPHKGLTTEETKYLRVAEALHKLKLQSGEITKEERQPASAQSTPSTSPHSSPKQRPRGWFTSGSSTALPGPNPSTMDSGSGDKDRNLSDKWSLFGPRSLQKYDSGSFATQAYRGAQKPSPLELIRAQTNQMAEEPAALKPPKMDIPVVEGKKPPPRAHNLKPRDLNVLTPTGF; encoded by the exons CTCTCGAGGCTAGTGGGCCTCTAGGCAACATGTCCCTGCCCATCGGGATATACCGCCGGGCACTCAGCTATGACGATACCCTCGAGGACCCTGCGCCCATGACTCCTCCTCCATCGGACATGGGCAGCGTCCCTTGGAAGCCAGTGATTCCAGAGCGCAAGTATCAGCACCTCGCCAAG gtggaggaaggagaggcCAATCTACCCTCCTCTGCCATGACCCTGTCATCGGCCATTGACAGTGTGGACAAGGTCCCAGTGGTGAAGGCTAAAGCTACCCATGTCATCATGAATTCTCTGATCACAA AACAGACCCAGGAAAGCATTCAGCATTTTGAGCGACAGGCAGGGCTGAGAGATGCTGGCTACACACCTCACAAGGGCCTCACCACCGAGGAGACCAAGTACCTTCGAGTGGCCGAAGCACTCCAC AAACTAAAGCTACAGAGTGGAGAGATAACAAAAGAAGAGAGGCAGCCTGCATCAGCCCAGTCCACCCCAAGCACCAGTCCACATTCTTCACCTAAGCAGAGGCCCAG gggcTGGTTCACTTCTGGTTCTTCCACAGCCTTACCTGGCCCAAATCCCAGCACCATGGACTCTGGAAGTGGGGATAAGGACAGAAACTTGTCAGACAAGTGGAGCCTCTTTGGACCGAGATCCCTTCAAAAGTATGACTCTG GAAGTTTTGCCACCCAGGCCTACCGAGGAGCCCAGAAGCCCTCTCCATTGGAACTGATCCGTGCTCAAACCAACCAAATGGCTGAAGAGCCAGCAGCCTTGAAGCCGCCCAAGATGGACATCCCAGTGGTGGAAGGAAAGAAACCACCACCACGGGCCCATAACCTCAAACCCCGTGACTTGAATGTGCTCACACCCACTGGCTTCTAG
- the KIAA1191 gene encoding putative monooxygenase p33MONOX isoform X1, giving the protein MSLPIGIYRRALSYDDTLEDPAPMTPPPSDMGSVPWKPVIPERKYQHLAKVEEGEANLPSSAMTLSSAIDSVDKVPVVKAKATHVIMNSLITKQTQESIQHFERQAGLRDAGYTPHKGLTTEETKYLRVAEALHKLKLQSGEITKEERQPASAQSTPSTSPHSSPKQRPRGWFTSGSSTALPGPNPSTMDSGSGDKDRNLSDKWSLFGPRSLQKYDSGSFATQAYRGAQKPSPLELIRAQTNQMAEEPAALKPPKMDIPVVEGKKPPPRAHNLKPRDLNVLTPTGF; this is encoded by the exons ATGTCCCTGCCCATCGGGATATACCGCCGGGCACTCAGCTATGACGATACCCTCGAGGACCCTGCGCCCATGACTCCTCCTCCATCGGACATGGGCAGCGTCCCTTGGAAGCCAGTGATTCCAGAGCGCAAGTATCAGCACCTCGCCAAG gtggaggaaggagaggcCAATCTACCCTCCTCTGCCATGACCCTGTCATCGGCCATTGACAGTGTGGACAAGGTCCCAGTGGTGAAGGCTAAAGCTACCCATGTCATCATGAATTCTCTGATCACAA AACAGACCCAGGAAAGCATTCAGCATTTTGAGCGACAGGCAGGGCTGAGAGATGCTGGCTACACACCTCACAAGGGCCTCACCACCGAGGAGACCAAGTACCTTCGAGTGGCCGAAGCACTCCAC AAACTAAAGCTACAGAGTGGAGAGATAACAAAAGAAGAGAGGCAGCCTGCATCAGCCCAGTCCACCCCAAGCACCAGTCCACATTCTTCACCTAAGCAGAGGCCCAG gggcTGGTTCACTTCTGGTTCTTCCACAGCCTTACCTGGCCCAAATCCCAGCACCATGGACTCTGGAAGTGGGGATAAGGACAGAAACTTGTCAGACAAGTGGAGCCTCTTTGGACCGAGATCCCTTCAAAAGTATGACTCTG GAAGTTTTGCCACCCAGGCCTACCGAGGAGCCCAGAAGCCCTCTCCATTGGAACTGATCCGTGCTCAAACCAACCAAATGGCTGAAGAGCCAGCAGCCTTGAAGCCGCCCAAGATGGACATCCCAGTGGTGGAAGGAAAGAAACCACCACCACGGGCCCATAACCTCAAACCCCGTGACTTGAATGTGCTCACACCCACTGGCTTCTAG
- the KIAA1191 gene encoding putative monooxygenase p33MONOX isoform X2, translated as MTLSSAIDSVDKVPVVKAKATHVIMNSLITKQTQESIQHFERQAGLRDAGYTPHKGLTTEETKYLRVAEALHKLKLQSGEITKEERQPASAQSTPSTSPHSSPKQRPRGWFTSGSSTALPGPNPSTMDSGSGDKDRNLSDKWSLFGPRSLQKYDSGSFATQAYRGAQKPSPLELIRAQTNQMAEEPAALKPPKMDIPVVEGKKPPPRAHNLKPRDLNVLTPTGF; from the exons ATGACCCTGTCATCGGCCATTGACAGTGTGGACAAGGTCCCAGTGGTGAAGGCTAAAGCTACCCATGTCATCATGAATTCTCTGATCACAA AACAGACCCAGGAAAGCATTCAGCATTTTGAGCGACAGGCAGGGCTGAGAGATGCTGGCTACACACCTCACAAGGGCCTCACCACCGAGGAGACCAAGTACCTTCGAGTGGCCGAAGCACTCCAC AAACTAAAGCTACAGAGTGGAGAGATAACAAAAGAAGAGAGGCAGCCTGCATCAGCCCAGTCCACCCCAAGCACCAGTCCACATTCTTCACCTAAGCAGAGGCCCAG gggcTGGTTCACTTCTGGTTCTTCCACAGCCTTACCTGGCCCAAATCCCAGCACCATGGACTCTGGAAGTGGGGATAAGGACAGAAACTTGTCAGACAAGTGGAGCCTCTTTGGACCGAGATCCCTTCAAAAGTATGACTCTG GAAGTTTTGCCACCCAGGCCTACCGAGGAGCCCAGAAGCCCTCTCCATTGGAACTGATCCGTGCTCAAACCAACCAAATGGCTGAAGAGCCAGCAGCCTTGAAGCCGCCCAAGATGGACATCCCAGTGGTGGAAGGAAAGAAACCACCACCACGGGCCCATAACCTCAAACCCCGTGACTTGAATGTGCTCACACCCACTGGCTTCTAG